One stretch of Anabas testudineus chromosome 24, fAnaTes1.2, whole genome shotgun sequence DNA includes these proteins:
- the naga gene encoding alpha-N-acetylgalactosaminidase: protein MHLALLVCAPALFVATLALDNGLMRTPPMGWLAWERYRCDIDCDSDPKNCISENLFMDMADRLSEDGWRELGYVYVNIDDCWSSKERDNQGRLQPDPKRFPGGIKKLARYLHDRGLKLGIYGDMGTYTCGGYPGTPVEKIEIDAQTFAEWEVDMFKYDGCYSNATEQEQGYPLMSKALNATGRPIGYSCSWPAYQGGLPPKVNYTQLGEICNLWRNYGDIQDSWDSVLNIIDWFFDNQDVLIPAAAPGRWNDPDMLIIGDFGLSMDQSRSQMALWAIMAAPLFMSNDLRTVSSGARNILQNKMAISINQDPMGIQGRRILKEKSGIEVFWRPLSNNASALVFFSRRTDMPYRYHTSLAKLNYTTGSYKIFDVFTDKATTLKDATEFVVSVNPTGVVMWYVSAPAKLNLRLFYEGGSFQSSTYRDDENAIPRVFL, encoded by the exons ATGCATTTGGCATTGCTTGTGTGTGCCCCAGCGCTCTTCGTGGCCACCTTGGCCCTAGACAATGGACTGATGAGGACTCCTCCAATGGGCTGGTTGGCATGGGAGAGATACCGCTGCGACATTGACTGTGACAGTGACCCCAAGAACTGCATCAG TGAGAATCTCTTCATGGACATGGCAGACAGACTTTCAGAGGACGGCTGGAGGGAACTTGGATATGTTTATGTGAACATTGATGACTGCTGGTCGTCCAAGGAGAGAGACAATCAGGGACGGCTGCAGCCTGACCCGAAAAG GTTCCCAGGAGGCATCAAGAAGCTGGCACGCTACTTGCACGATAGGGGTCTCAAACTTGGGATCTACGGGGACATGGGCACGTACACCTGTGGGGGCTACCCTGGCACCCCGGTGGAGAAGATTGAGATAGATGCTCAGACCTTTGCAGAATGGGAGGTGGACATGTTTAAATATGACGGCTGTTATTCCAATGCCACAGAGCAGGAACAGG GTTACCCTCTTATGTCCAAGGCTTTAAATGCTACAGGTCGTCCTATTGGCTACTCCTGCAGTTGGCCTGCCTACCAGGGCGGCCTGCCACCCAAG GTAAATTACACTCAGTTGGGTGAGATCTGCAACCTGTGGCGTAACTACGGTGACATCCAGGACTCTTGGGACAGCGTTCTAAACATTATTGACTGGTTTTTCGACAACCAGGATGTCCTGATACCTGCAGCCGCACCTGGAAGATGGAACGACCCTGATATG CTCATTATCGGCGACTTTGGTCTTAGCATGGACCAGTCTCGTTCTCAGATGGCTCTGTGGGCGATCATGGCTGCTCCTCTTTTCATGTCCAACGACTTGCGCACCGTCAGTAGTGGCGCCCGCAACATCCTGCAGAACAAAATGGCCATCAGCATCAATCAGGACCCCATGGGCATTCAGGGAAGACGCATTCTAAAG GAGAAGAGTGGCATTGAAGTTTTCTGGCGCCCCCTGTCCAACAATGCCAGTGCCTTGGTGTTCTTCAGTCGTCGGACTGACATGCCTTACCGCTACCACACTTCACTTGCCAAACTTAACTACACCACCGGCAGCTACAAG ATCTTCGATGTGTTCACTGACAAGGCCACGACGCTGAAAGACGCCACCGAATTCGTGGTGTCAGTGAACCCCACAGGCGTGGTCATGTGGTACGTGTCTGCACCTGCCAAACTGAACCTTCGCCTGTTCTACGAAGGTGGCAGCTTCCAGTCATCCACCTACCGTGACGATGAAAACGCCATTCCTCGTGTCTTCCTCTGA
- the LOC113149383 gene encoding adenylate cyclase type 3-like, whose translation MSLRRDHTTETEQSVEYSVEYSAQVSSDPGRSGAGRTREMTVLQSRCWRCLPRAVRLSFTPESLERLYQNYFCRQRQENLLVLLMFAALFNSFIVIMCAVVYTEENRAMVAVAAVGLAVDIVLYLLCWLRKLPASVSSHRAFPYIVWLLITLHVLCYMGLYNERFPHASSSVGWQAFFSFSIFLTLPLNLLPLLLLTTLSCGIHTLVLGVIVAQKFDSNLQGPMLSRQLLANIMLYLCAAIVGVMSYYMADRKYRTAFLEARQSLEVKLTLEEQSTQQEELLLSILPKHIADEMLQGMKNQANQKEVQQQQQFNTMYMYRHENVSILFADIVGFTQLSSACSAQELVKLLNELFARFDKLAAQYHQLRIKILGDCYYCICGLPDFREDHAVCSIMMGLAMVEAISYVREKTKTEVDMRVGVHTGTVLGGVLGQKRWQFDVWSTDVTVANKMESGGIPGRVHISQSTMDSLHGEFELEQGNGGERCEYLLEKGIETYLVLVPNKKVTNELNGNTPGTLLKKDSNQLINTTETNGNTASPQSTRTESKQETNKMVEEQVINSRLQQELLERETQQIMKDNQINPISLQFVDKKLEEHYSSEKEKRSGAAFGCCMIVLFFITAMEIFIDPLLSVIYVTLAIGEVLLLILTICSLAAIFPRMFSKRLVSFSLWIDRTRWARNTWAMAAIFVLTMAVIADMLSCAPPSLQLFNSTSGPVLKSLGDRSCADNPKHYSFMAVMSLIATAMLVQVSHLIKMGLMVLVVTATGAVNIYSWRDIYDLYDFIQFSSYRTFTVPSKYLMTMMIIVMMIGFYFFARQLERQSRKLFLWKIGVHDQKERVFEMRRWNEALVTNMLPEHVAKHFLGTKKRDEELYSQSYDEIGVMFASIPNFSDFYTEESINNGGLECLRILNEIISDFDSLLDRDEFRCITKIKTIGSTYMAASGLTPESNTNGYSNRKPEDQSLIERWQHLADLADFALAMKVTLNNLNKQSFNNFMLRIGLNKGGVLAGVIGARKPHYDIWGNTVNVASRMESTGVMGNIQLVEDCYDILKEYGFRFIRRGLIYVKGKGELLTFFMKGKDKPISKGPVTTTLPHQVGDLS comes from the exons ATGTCTCTGAGACGAGACCATACAACAGAAACGGAGCAGTCTGTGGAGTACTCCGTGGAGTATTCAGCCCAGGTTTCCAGTGATCCGGGTCGGAGCGGAGCGGGTCGGACGCGGGAGATGACGGTGCTCCAGTCCCGCTGCTGGCGCTGCCTGCCGCGCGCAGTGCGCCTCAGCTTTACGCCCGAGTCGCTGGAGAGGCTTTACCAGAACTACTTCTGTCGGCAGAGGCAGGAGAacctgctggtgctgctgatgtttgCAGCTCTTTTCAACAGCTTCATCGTCATCATGTGCGCGGTGGTGTACACTGAGGAGAACCGGGCGATGGTGGCGGTGGCAGCCGTGGGTTTGGCCGTGGACATTGTTCTCTACCTGCTGTGCTGGTTGCGGAAGCTCCCTGCATCCGTTTCGTCACACAGGGCATTCCCGTACATAGTGTGGCTGCTGATCACCCTCCACGTTTTATGTTACATGGGACTATACAATGAACGCTTCCCCCACGCCAGCAGCTCCGTGGGCTGGCAGGCCTTTTTCAGCTTCTCCATCTTTTTGACACTACCACTGAACCTGctgcccctgctgctgctcaccaCCCTCTCCTGTGGAATCCACACCCTGGTGTTGGGGGTGATTGTTGCACAGAAGTTTGATTCCAATCTGCAGGGACCCATGCTGTCAAGACAG cTCCTAGCCAACATCATGCTGTACCTGTGTGCAGCCATAGTGGGGGTCATGTCCTACTACATGGCAGACAGGAAGTACAGGACAGCTTTCTTGGAAGCACGTCAGTCACTAGAGGTCAAACTCACCCTGGAAGAGCAGAGCACCCAGCAG GAGGAATTGTTGCTGTCCATCCTGCCCAAGCATATAGCAGATGAGATGTTGCAAGGCATGAAGAACCAGGCCAATCAGAAAGaagtccagcagcagcagcagttcaacaCTATGTACATGTACCGCCATGAAAACGTCAG TATCCTGTTTGCTGACATCGTGGGCTTCACCCAGCTGTCCTCGGCCTGTAGTGCCCAAGAGCTCGTAAAGCTGCTCAATGAACTGTTTGCTCGCTTCGATAAACTGGCAGCA CAATATCACCAGCTGAGGATAAAGATCCTTGGAGACTGTTACTACTGTATCTGTGGTCTTCCTGACTTCAGAGAGGACCATGCAGTTTGCTCCATAATGATGGGTCTAGCTATGGTAGAAGCCATCTC ATATGTGCGAgagaaaactaaaactgaagTGGACATGCgtgtgggtgtccacacaggcACCGTTCTGGGCGGAGTACTTGGACAGAAGAGGTGGCAGTTTGACGTTTGGTCCACAGACGTCACTGTAGCCAACAAGATGGAGTCTGGAGGGATTCCCGG GAGAGTGCATATTTCCCAGTCAACCATGGACAGTCTGCACGGAGAATTTGAACTGGAGCAGGGAAATGGTGGTGAGAGGTGCGAGTACCTGCTAGAGAAAGGCATCGAGACTTACTTGGTTCTAGTGCCTAATAAAAAGGTCACAAATGAGCTCAATGGAAAT ACACCTGGcacattgttaaaaaaagaTTCCAACCAGTTAATCAACACTACAGAAACAAATGGGAACACAGCCTCACCCCAGTCCACCCGTACTGAGTCTAAACAGGAG ACGAATAAAATGGTTGAGGAGCAAGTGATCAACAGTCGACTAcagcaggagctgctggagcGAGAAACTCAACAAAT AATGAAGGACAATCAGATCAACCCTATTTCACTGCAATTTGTAGACAAGAAGCTGGAGGAGCATTACTCCTCAGAGAAGGAGAAGCGAAGCGGCGCAGCCTTCGGCTGCTGCATGATTGTGCTCTTTTTTATCACAGCGATGGAGATTTTCATAGATCCACT CTTAAGTGTGATCTATGTGACGCTTGCAATAGGAGAGGTATTGCTGCTAATCCTCACAATCTGCTCCCTGGCTGCCATCTTTCCCAgg atgtTCTCCAAGAGGCTGGTGTCTTTCTCATTGTGGATTGATCGAACCCGGTGGGCAAGAAACACGTGGGCGATGGCAGCCATATTTGTTCTTACCATGGCTGTGATCGCTGACATG TTGAGCTGCGCTCCACCATCCCTTCAGCTCTTTAACAGCACCTCCGGTCCCGTCTTGAAGTCACTCGGTGACCGCAGCTGTGCAGATAACCCAAAGCACTACAGCTTCATGGCTGTGATGTCACTCATTGCAACTGCCATGTTGGTACAGGTCAGCCACCTGATTAAAATGGGCCTAATGGTGCTGGTTGTGACAGCAACTGGAGCTGTTAATATTTACAGCTGGCGAGACATCTATGACCTGTATGACTTTATACAGTTCTCCTCCTACAG aACATTTACAGTGCCATCTAAGTACCTCATGACCATGATGATTATCGTCATGATGATTGGCTTCTACTTCTTTGCCAGACAA ttggaGCGTCAGTCAAGGAAACTGTTCCTGTGGAAGATTGGTGTGCATGACCAGAAAGAGAGGGTATTTGAGATGAGACGCTGGAATGAAGCGCTTGTCACTAACATGCTGCCCGAGCATGTGGCCAAACACTTCCTAGGCACTAAGAAGAGGGATGAG GAGCTGTACAGCCAGTCATATGATGAAATAGGTGTGATGTTTGCTTCTATCCCCAACTTTTCTGATTTTTACACTGAAGAGAGCATCAACAATGGAGGCCTTGAGTGTCTCAGGATTCTCAATGAGATAATCTCCGACTTTGACAGT TTACTAGACAGAGATGAGTTTCGCTGCATCACTAAGATCAAGACCATAGGAAGCACCTACATGGCTGCATCAGGACTCACTCCAGAGAGCAACACAAATGGATACAGCAACCGCAAG CCAGAAGACCAGTCACTGATAGAGCGTTGGCAGCACCTTGCTGACCTGGCTGACTTTGCCTTGGCTATGAAAGTCACCCTTAACAACCTCAACAAACAGTCCTTCAATAACTTCATGCTCCGAATTG GTCTGAATAAAGGAGGAGTTCTTGCTGGAGTGATTGGAGCTCGCAAACCACACTATGACATCTGGGGCAATACAGTCAATGTGGCCAGCAGAATGGAGTCCACTGGAGTGATGGGAAACATCCAG CTGGTAGAGGACTGCTACGACATCCTGAAAGAGTATGGTTTTCGCTTTATCCGAAGAGGGCTCATCTACGTCAAAGGGAAAGGGGAGCTGCTAACATTTTTTATGAAGGGCAAAGACAAACCAATTAGCAAGGGCCCAGTGACCACTACACTGCCACACCAAGTTGGGGACCTTTCTTGA
- the wdr26b gene encoding WD repeat-containing protein 26 → MQANGAGQGQESSELSCLNSAQNGESSSAGGTHSNGLLSNTDNGNSVGTSNGSASGPGTGTSAPSTASGSDVGSLKKKKRLTQGEEDVIRLIGQHLHGLGLNQTVDLLMQESGCRLEHPSATKFRNHVMEGEWDKAENDLNELRALMHSPNAIVRMKFLLLQQKYLEYLEDGKVLEALQVLRGELTPLKYNTDRIHVLSGYLMCSHAEDLRAKAEWEGKGTASRCRLLDKLQTYLPPSVMLPPRRLQTLLRQAVELQRDRCLYHNTKLDNNLDSVSLLLDHVCSRKQFPCYTQQILTEHCNEVWFCKFSNDGTKLATGSKDTTVIIWQVDPESHQLKLLRTLEGHAYGVSYLAWSPDDTYLIACGPDDCSELWLWNVQTGELRTKISQSHEDSLTSVAWNPDGKRFVTGGQRGQFYQCDLDGNLLDSWEGVRVQCLWCLGDGRTVLASDTHQRIRGYNFEDLTDRNIVQEDHPIMSFTVSKNGRLALLNVATQGVHLWDLQDRVLVRKYQGVTQGFYTIHSCFGGHNEDFIASGSEDHKVYIWHRRGELPIAELTGHTRTVNCVSWNPAITGLMASASDDGTVRVWGPAPFLESQETDGLNENCSNMDS, encoded by the exons ATGCAGGCAAACGGGGCAGGACAGGGACAAGAATCCTCTGAGCTTTCCTGCCTAAATAGTGCACAAAACGGGGAGTCATCCTCGGCCGGCGGAACCCACTCCAATGGGCTTCTCTCTAACACAGACAACGGGAATAGTGTCGGTACCAGTAACGGCTCTGCATCTGGGCCCGGTACGGGGACTTCGGCTCCGTCTACGGCTTCGGGCTCTGATGTTGGTTcgctgaaaaagaagaaacgaCTAACGCAGGGGGAGGAAGATGTCATACGATTAATAGGGCAACATCTTCACGGACTAGGGCTGAA tcagACAGTGGACCTGCTGATGCAGGAGTCAGGCTGCAGACTGGAACACCCCTCAGCTACCAAATTCCGCAACCATGTCATGGAGGGGGAGTGGGACAAG GCTGAGAATGATCTCAATGAGCTGAGAGCACTGATGCATTCTCCCAATGCTATTGTG CGTATGaagttcctgctgctgcagcagaagtACTTGGAGTATCTGGAAGATGGCAAAGTTCTGGAGGCTCTGCAGGTGCTCAGAGGAGAGCTGACGCCTCTTAAATACAACACAGATCGTATCCACGTACTCAGCGG GTACCTAATGTGCAGCCATGCTGAGGATTTGAGGGCCAAGGCAGAGTGGGAGGGCAAGGGCACTGCCTCACGCTGCCGATTGCTTGACAAATTACAGA CATACCTGCCACCGTCTGTGATGCTGCCTCCACGGCGGTTGCAGACTTTGCTGCGGCAAGCAGTGGAGCTGCAGAGGGACCGCTGCCTCTATCATAACACCAAGCTGGACAACAACCTGGACTCAGTCTCTCTGCTCCTTGATCATGTTTGTAGCAG GAAGCAGTTCCCTTGTTACACTCAGCAGATTCTGACGGAGCACTGTAATGAGGTGTGGTTCTGCAAATTCTCTAACGATGGCACCAAACTAGCCACCGGTTCCAAAGACACTACTGTCATAATTTGGCAAGTGGACCCG GAGAGCCACCAGCTAAAGCTGCTGCGAACCCTGGAGGGTCACGCTTACGGAGTCTCCTACTTAGCCTGGAGTCCCGATGACACGTATTTGATCGCCTGTGGACCTGATGACTGCTCTGAGCTCTGGCTCTGGAATGTTCAG ACGGGGGAGCTGCGGACTAAAATTTCTCAGTCGCACGAAGACAGTTTGACTAGTGTGGCCTGGAATCCTGATGGCAAACGCTTTGTCACTGGAGGACAGAGGGGACAGttttatcagtgt gacCTAGACGGTAACTTGCTGGACTCCTGGGAAGGTGTGAGAGTGCAGTGCCTGTGGTGCCTGGGTGATGGCAGGACAGTGCTGGCCTCAGATACCCATCAACGAATCCGGGGATACAACTTTGAGGACcttacagacagaaacat AGTTCAGGAGGACCACCCTATCATGTCTTTTACTGTTTCAAAGAATGGAAGATTAGCTTTGTTAAATGTAGCAACTCAG GGAGTGCACCTATGGGACCTTCAGGACCGGGTGCTGGTGAGGAAGTACCAAGGTGTGACCCAGGGCTTTTACACCATCCACTCCTGCTTTGGAGGACACAATGAAGACTTCATTGCAAGCGGGAGTGAAg ACCACAAAGTGTACATCTGGCACCGGCGCGGTGAGCTACCCATTGCTGAGCTAACAGGCCACACACGCACTGTTAACTGTGTGAGCTGGAACCCAGCCATCACAGGACTCATGGCTTCCGCTTCAGATGACGGCACAGTGCGTGTCTGGGGTCCTGCACCCTTCCTCGAATCACAAGAGACGGATGGACTCAATG AGAACTGCAGTAACATGGACAGTTGA
- the LOC113149370 gene encoding uncharacterized protein LOC113149370: protein MNFLLFDSAHSVTSSGKGGAYTLGAQAAMAETIQPGVFAVMSTTLKSAAAGFAFGQAALFAVKPVLTDDGALLAAANLATHRAGSTGVGVVTACLAFTSVLISLGNGFLLASMVMKLLTNIGARLPWLTEVTTGASVVVGTVSTGVLAGILPPWIYIAVQGVLVLTVYSYSNINDMTTALLIIFTTLYLSVIYGRMGIIVGLLVVVLTICLLYALQKTLKERMTQRPKSKTGCRLLERIFFYSVFVGILGFSVGLGAGEAGEGSEAEVVVMLQSVLWVAYLSAALLGAGLGTVAMVGLGPEVAGKVAVGAAVISSVALRAILQSSSSLGPRSSMGGTLGAATAAGVSLGAASVAAKQAFGSRKSALTVLGSVVFGAILAMWCVPLKSTLLTTSELITITLVGVGAFVLGAPKSPFHTQVNLQRGLLTGPELIKGIGMETVTAAAAPIGAGALGAAALGTAALGRLGTVGVVVAIMLALGSALGGLIGKSPRSNQD, encoded by the exons ATGAACTTTCTTCTGTTTGATTCGGCCCACtctgtgacatcatcaggaAAAGGTGGAGCTTACACACTTGGTGCACAAGCAGCCATGGCAGAAACAATCCAACCGG GTGTTTTTGCTGTGATGTCAACAACCCTAAAAAGTGCAGCGGCAGGTTTTGCTTTTGGACAAGCTGCATTGTTCGCTGTCAAGCCTGTGCTCACTGATGATGGCGCTCTTCTGGCTGCTGCAAATCTGGCTACTCATCGAGCTGGTTCAACAGGTGTCGGGGTAGTGACGGCATGCCTCGCGTTCACCTCAGTGCTTATCTCCCTGGGAAATGGTTTCCTCCTTGCCTCTATGGTGATGAAGCTGCTGACCAACATTGGAGCAAGGTTGCCATGGTTAACAGAGGTCACAACGGGGGCCTCAGTCGTGGTGGGTACTGTCTCCACTGGAGTGTTAGCAGGTATTCTTCCACCGTGGATCTACATTGCCGTACAAGGTGTTCTAGTCCTTACAGTCTACTCTTACTCTAATATAAATGACATGACCACAGCTCTGCTGATCATCTTCACCACTCTCTATCTCAGTGTTATATATGGAAGGATGGGTATCATAGTTGGACTGTTAGTCGTGGTACTGACCATCTGTCTTCTTTATGCACTACAAAAGACTTTGAAAGAGAGGATGACGCAAAGACCAAAATCTAAAACTGGGTGCAGACTGCTGGAGAGGATATTCTTCTATTCTGTTTTTGTGGGAATACTGGGATTTTCTGTTGGTTTAGGAGCAGGTGAGGCAGGAGAAGGCTCAGAAGCGGAGGTGGTTGTGATGCTGCAGTCAGTCCTCTGGGTGGCGTATCTATCTGCAGCGCTGCTAGGAGCTGGCCTAGGAACAGTGGCCATGGTTGGGCTGGGGCCAGAGGTGGCTGGAAAGGTTGCCGTGGGAGCTGCTGTAATATCATCAGTGGCTTTGAGAGCTATTCTGCAATCAAGCTCTTCTCTAGGGCCCCGAAGCAGCATGGGGGGAACATTAGGAGCAGCGACAGCTGCAGGGGTGTCACTCGGAGCAGCAAGCGTTGCAGCAAAACAAGCATTCGGATCTAGAAAGTCAGCGTTGACAGTTTTAGGCTCCGTTGTTTTTGGTGCCATTCTGGCCATGTGGTGTGTACCACTGAAATCAACTCTGCTGACAACATCAGAGCTCATAACCATCACGCTTGTTGGTGTGGGGGCATTTGTTTTGGGTGCACCAAAGAGCCCATTCCACACTCAGGTGAACCTACAAAGGGGCCTTCTCACAGGGCCTGAGCTAATTAAAGGAATCGGCATGGAGACAGTCACCGCAGCGGCAGCGCCTATTGGAGCCGGGGCACTTGGGGCTGCAGCGTTAGGCACCGCAGCTCTGGGGAGACTGGGGACTGTGGGAGTTGTGGTGGCTATAATGTTGGCCTTAGGAAGTGCTCTGGGTGGATTGATAGGAAAATCACCAAGATCAAACCAAGACTGA